From the genome of Neodiprion pinetum isolate iyNeoPine1 chromosome 3, iyNeoPine1.2, whole genome shotgun sequence, one region includes:
- the LOC124214384 gene encoding zinc finger MYM-type protein 1-like: protein MNKPKDLSGSHKRKLKKARCEADKKSAVFFQGYVKRLRSDNEGGECSQTTDDLDPACPPSKDAVDSDGNLDAQSVNTGDMTIATDRNNLAEKVIEKDSTVSNIDWQDPAKWPNNISDSSRVALVKLGPTKIDRNTIFPFDTDRRRFTIENCYRTLKNGEKMERSWLIYSETKDSVYCFCCKLFGLRNIPTQLQSTGFRSWRHLQDSLNSHEKSKMHIECMTDWKELKVRLDCRKTIDDENQNLIQREETYWKQVLERLVEIIKHLAKRNMAFRGTVDRLYEPNNGNFLSQVELMAKFDPILSEHVRRVQSGDLQRVHYLGKETQNEFIDILGNAIFKEISRRVVAAKYYSIILDCTSDISHEEQMTAVVRFVTVSKNTVEICEHFIGFVVVEDTTGKGLYETLLDILKSNNLELNNCRGQGYDNGSNMKGKNSGVQARILKDNKRAFFVSCSCHNLNLVVSDAGHSSVTAELFFGVLQRLFAVFAASTQRWQILKEHVNISVKSLPETRWEGKINAVKAVRFQIAEIRDALQELCRMSQGKDAKLRSELRGLCFEIESLSFLIGLVVWYDVLQVINKISKALQCPKVDLHTAMNMIDGALLQLQTFRESGFETCIATAKKMAEKLDISQTLPESRTPRTRRFFDYESQHDERPSDPMKRLEIEFFNKLCDIAISSLRERFEMTQNVCEPFSIIRNSDNFMRLDRTQILTKSKALENYLTGEDENSDIDGRELAEELESLKAYFVAAGMTDLSALVMISHIIDKGLDEIYPNFTVTLRIFLTLPVTSASGERTFSKLKLIKTYLRSTMCQDRLNGLAAMSIEHGICNELNFSDIIASFANKKSRKVPL, encoded by the coding sequence ATGAACAAGCCCAAAGACTTATCAGGGTCCCACAAgcggaaattaaaaaaagctcGATGTGAAGCGGACAAAAAAAgtgctgttttttttcaaggctATGTTAAGCGGTTGAGGTCTGATAATGAGGGTGGTGAATGTAGCCAAACCACGGATGATTTAGACCCCGCTTGTCCACCTTCCAAGGACGCCGTAGATTCTGATGGAAATTTGGACGCTCAGTCAGTGAATACCGGAGATATGACGATAGCTACAGATAGAAACAACTTGGCAGAAAAAGTTATAGAAAAAGATTCTACAGTATCAAATATTGATTGGCAAGATCCTGCTAAGTGGCCGAATAACATCAGCGACAGTTCACGCGTAGCATTGGTAAAGCTAGGGCCTACAAAAATAGATCGGAATACAATTTTTCCTTTTGATACAGATCGCCGGCGCTTCACCATAGAAAATTGCTATCGAACCCTGAAGAATGGCGAAAAAATGGAGAGATCCTGGTTAATTTATTCAGAGACTAAGGATTCCGTTTATTGTTTTTGCTGCAAATTGTTTGGCCTCCGCAACATTCCAACCCAATTGCAATCGACTGGATTTAGATCCTGGCGGCACTTGCAAGACAGTTTGAACTCGCatgaaaaatccaaaatgCACATTGAATGCATGACAGACTGGAAAGAACTCAAAGTCCGTTTAGATTGTAGAAAAACCATCGATGatgagaatcaaaatttaatccAAAGAGAGGAAACCTATTGGAAACAAGTACTTGAAAGActcgttgaaataattaagCATTTAGCTAAGCGGAATATGGCATTTCGAGGTACTGTCGATCGATTATACGAGCCGAATAACGGTAATTTCTTGAGCCAAGTTGAACTGATGGCGAAATTCGATCCTATTTTAAGCGAACATGTACGTCGAGTTCAAAGTGGGGACCTCCAGCGCGTTCACTATTTGGGAAAGGAAACTCAGAACGAATTCATTGACATACTGGGTaatgcaattttcaaagaaattagCAGGCGAGTGGTAGCGGCGAAATATTACTCCATAATTTTAGACTGCACCTCCGATATTAGTCATGAAGAACAAATGACTGCCGTTGTTCGATTTGTGACTGTGTCTAAAAACACCGTGGAAATTTGCGAGCATTTCATTGGCTTCGTTGTTGTAGAAGATACAACTGGTAAGGGATTGTATGAAACGTTGTTAGATATCTTGAAATCAAACAATCTTGAATTGAATAACTGTCGGGGTCAAGGGTATGACAATGGCAGTAATATGAAAGGTAAAAATAGTGGTGTTCAGGCCAGAATTTTGAAGGATAATAAAAGAGCGTTTTTCGTTTCCTGCAGTTGTCACAACCTCAACCTAGTAGTTTCAGATGCCGGACATTCGTCCGTCACAGCTGAACTATTCTTTGGTGTTCTTCAAAGGCTATTCGCAGTCTTCGCTGCTTCAACCCAGAGGTGGCAAATATTGAAGGAGCACGTTAATATCAGTGTGAAATCATTGCCTGAAACTCGCTGGGAAGGGAAAATAAATGCTGTAAAAGCTGTGAGGTTCCAAATAGCAGAAATCAGAGATGCGTTGCAGGAACTTTGTCGAATGTCGCAAGGTAAAGATGCAAAGCTGAGATCGGAACTGAGAGGCCTATGTTTCGAAATTGAGTCATTGTCTTTTCTGATTGGATTGGTAGTATGGTATGATGTACTGCAAGTGATCAACAAAATCAGTAAAGCTTTACAATGTCCGAAAGTTGATTTGCATACTGCGATGAATATGATTGATGGTGCTCTTCTTCAATTACAAACCTTTCGAGAATCCGGTTTCGAAACTTGCATAGCCACCGCTAAAAAAATGGCTGAGAAGTTAGATATTTCACAAACTTTACCCGAATCACGTACCCCACGAACAAGACGATTCTTTGATTATGAGTCTCAGCACGACGAACGACCTAGCGATCCGATGAAAAGgttagaaattgaatttttcaacaaattatgCGATATAGCGATATCAAGCCTACGCGAACGTTTCGAAATGACCCAAAACGTTTGTGAACCATTTAGTATCATCCGAAACTCGGATAACTTTATGAGATTGGACAGAACCCAAATTTTGACTAAGTCCAAGGCTTTAGAAAATTATCTGACTGGTGAAGACGAGAACAGTGACATTGATGGTCGGGAGCTTGCCGAAGAACTGGAATCTTTAAAAGCTTACTTCGTAGCCGCTGGAATGACCGACTTGAGTGCACTCGTTATGATATCGCACATTATTGATAAAGGTCTGGATGAGATATATCCAAATTTCACTGTGACCTTAAGAATTTTCTTAACATTACCAGTAACCTCCGCGTCGGGTGAAAGGACCTTCTCAAAGCTAAAGCTCATCAAAACTTACCTGCGATCCACTATGTGCCAAGATCGACTGAATGGTTTAGCTGCGATGTCAATTGAGCATGGAATTTGCAACGAGTTGAATTTCAGCGATATTATAGCATCTTTTGCGAACAAAAAATCTCGCAAAGTCCCACTTTAA